One region of Mycolicibacterium rhodesiae NBB3 genomic DNA includes:
- a CDS encoding DUF2207 domain-containing protein — translation MRRFFLMLIPLALIAVGVLWPVLFRPGSDASDVSDPVVFSNYDVDLIVSAGGRLDAVETITAEFPSGRHGLFKYWAVDNQNDAGVRQIPEVTSILLDGQGVSYQMLWEGGERFRVAKIGDPDTYLDPGTHVFEIRYTIDGVLDPPTTGANKTFADSTGDPVESRSVFYWNVVAQAWNNEIERAEITVSMPGRVGQAQCSVGFGVGRACEDLTIAGNKVELSATDLAPRTPVTLRAGVDVPTPPRSEVPWSFAWDRVLGQSVTGVLWVLALTLAGALGAILYYRSTVEPSPGFPLQYAPPPGLGPVQTEYIRTESVPKKGLTATLFYLAERNLIDMRQISEKHWKLRSKVDDWGPWADVDPVSVAVASALNVMGPGREFEAKATVKAGKKLDKAKTDMSAAVQKWAFDDGFMVKRKKELWVRTANAIAFLLMIFGFFRWLFPETMWALPFAAFFLFSAASWKDGVGIRRTAAGRELWSRAGGFHRMLTTDSAEARFDFGARKDLYSAYVPFAVAAGAAALWAKKYETTTGTAAPQPDWYHSSSPYSGAAFASGSSGPSFDSFESALSSSIGAYTASQSSSSSGSSSGSSFSSGGGGGGGGGGGGGSW, via the coding sequence GTGCGGCGGTTCTTTCTGATGCTGATTCCGTTGGCGCTCATCGCCGTTGGCGTCCTGTGGCCGGTGCTGTTCCGGCCGGGATCCGACGCTTCTGACGTATCCGATCCGGTGGTCTTCAGCAACTACGACGTCGACCTGATCGTCAGCGCGGGCGGTCGTCTCGACGCGGTCGAGACCATTACCGCGGAATTCCCCAGCGGGCGGCACGGGCTTTTCAAGTATTGGGCGGTGGACAACCAGAACGATGCCGGCGTGCGGCAGATACCCGAGGTCACCTCGATCCTGCTCGACGGGCAGGGGGTGTCCTACCAGATGCTCTGGGAGGGCGGCGAGCGATTCCGGGTCGCCAAGATCGGTGATCCGGACACCTACCTCGACCCCGGGACGCACGTCTTCGAGATCCGCTACACCATCGACGGGGTCCTCGACCCTCCGACGACCGGCGCGAACAAGACGTTCGCCGACTCGACCGGCGACCCGGTGGAGTCACGCTCGGTCTTCTACTGGAACGTCGTCGCGCAGGCGTGGAACAACGAGATCGAGCGCGCCGAGATCACAGTCAGCATGCCTGGCCGAGTCGGCCAGGCGCAGTGCTCTGTCGGCTTCGGCGTCGGCAGGGCGTGCGAAGACCTGACCATCGCGGGAAACAAGGTCGAACTGTCGGCGACGGATTTGGCGCCACGCACTCCGGTGACGCTGCGCGCCGGTGTCGACGTGCCGACCCCGCCGCGATCCGAGGTGCCGTGGTCCTTCGCATGGGACCGCGTCCTCGGCCAGTCCGTGACGGGCGTGTTGTGGGTGCTGGCCCTCACCTTGGCGGGCGCCCTGGGCGCGATCCTCTACTACCGCAGCACCGTTGAACCCTCACCCGGATTTCCGCTGCAATACGCACCGCCGCCTGGTTTGGGGCCGGTGCAGACCGAGTACATCCGCACCGAGAGCGTGCCGAAGAAGGGTCTGACGGCCACGCTGTTCTATCTCGCGGAACGCAATCTGATCGATATGCGGCAGATCAGCGAGAAGCACTGGAAGTTGCGCAGCAAGGTCGACGACTGGGGACCATGGGCCGACGTTGACCCGGTCAGCGTGGCGGTCGCGTCGGCGCTCAACGTGATGGGCCCTGGCCGCGAGTTCGAGGCCAAAGCGACCGTCAAGGCGGGCAAGAAACTCGACAAGGCCAAGACGGATATGAGCGCGGCGGTGCAGAAGTGGGCCTTCGACGACGGGTTCATGGTCAAGCGCAAGAAGGAGCTGTGGGTGCGCACCGCCAATGCGATCGCGTTCCTGCTCATGATCTTCGGCTTCTTCCGATGGCTCTTCCCCGAAACGATGTGGGCACTACCGTTTGCGGCGTTTTTCCTGTTCTCCGCAGCGTCCTGGAAGGACGGTGTGGGCATCCGGCGAACCGCGGCCGGTCGCGAACTATGGTCGCGCGCAGGCGGTTTCCACCGGATGCTGACCACCGACTCCGCGGAGGCGCGCTTCGACTTCGGCGCCCGCAAGGACCTCTACTCGGCGTATGTGCCGTTCGCGGTCGCTGCCGGCGCCGCGGCGCTGTGGGCGAAGAAGTACGAGACGACCACGGGCACGGCTGCGCCGCAACCAGATTGGTACCACTCGTCCTCGCCGTATAGCGGTGCGGCCTTCGCTTCAGGCTCCAGCGGACCCAGTTTCGACAGTTTCGAATCGGCGTTATCGTCATCCATCGGCGCATATACGGCGTCGCAGTCGTCCTCCTCGAGTGGCAGCAGCAGTGGCAGCAGCTTCAGCAGCGGCGGTGGTGGCGGCGGCGGTGGAGGAGGCGGAGGCGGATCATGGTGA
- the fmt gene encoding methionyl-tRNA formyltransferase, whose protein sequence is MRLVFAGTPEPAVPSLARLVESPRHDVVAVLTRPDAASGRRGKPSPSPVARFAAEHDIPVLRPTKPNSDEFINELAALEPECCAVVAYGALLREGLLAVPTHGWINLHFSLLPAWRGAAPVQAAIAAGDTVTGATTFQIEPALDSGPVYGVVTETVRPTDTTGELLERLSISGAALLATTLDGIADGTLTPVPQPPDGVTIAPKVTVEEARVRWHLPAHVVERRIRAVTPNPGAWTMIGDLRVKLGPVAPADTAEPLPPGAIRVERKAVLVGTGSQPVALGVVQPPGKKPMNATDWARGARLDESTRAE, encoded by the coding sequence GTGCGTCTCGTCTTCGCCGGCACCCCCGAGCCCGCTGTGCCCTCGCTGGCGCGGCTCGTCGAATCGCCACGTCACGACGTCGTCGCCGTCCTGACCCGCCCCGACGCCGCATCCGGCAGGCGCGGCAAGCCGTCGCCGTCACCGGTGGCCCGGTTCGCGGCCGAACACGACATACCGGTGCTGCGGCCGACCAAGCCCAACTCGGACGAGTTCATCAACGAGCTGGCGGCACTGGAACCCGAGTGCTGCGCGGTTGTCGCATACGGCGCGCTGCTACGTGAGGGACTGCTCGCCGTGCCCACGCACGGTTGGATCAATCTGCATTTCTCGCTACTACCGGCCTGGCGCGGGGCCGCCCCGGTGCAGGCGGCCATCGCCGCGGGGGACACGGTCACCGGAGCGACGACCTTCCAGATCGAACCCGCGCTCGACTCCGGACCGGTCTACGGCGTCGTCACCGAGACCGTGCGCCCGACCGACACCACCGGGGAACTCCTCGAGCGACTCTCGATCTCGGGTGCCGCACTGTTGGCGACCACCCTCGACGGCATCGCCGACGGGACGCTGACACCCGTGCCGCAGCCGCCCGACGGCGTCACCATCGCGCCCAAGGTCACCGTCGAGGAGGCCCGCGTGCGCTGGCACCTGCCTGCCCACGTCGTCGAACGACGGATCCGCGCCGTCACACCCAATCCCGGCGCGTGGACGATGATCGGGGATCTTCGCGTGAAATTGGGGCCGGTCGCCCCTGCGGACACAGCCGAACCCCTTCCCCCCGGCGCCATCCGCGTCGAGCGCAAGGCCGTGCTCGTGGGCACCGGATCGCAGCCGGTGGCGCTCGGCGTCGTGCAACCCCCCGGAAAGAAGCCGATGAACGCCACCGACTGGGCGCGCGGCGCCAGGCTCGATGAATCGACCCGAGCCGAATGA
- a CDS encoding alpha/beta hydrolase → MPVAEDKPAVDAILLKVIEAVPFQLSTDGGVEEARRRFRDMPRREVHPEVRSEDRVIDGPAGSMPIRVYRPPTDTHAPWPVVVFIHGGGWSVGDLDTYDGLARRHVVGAEAVVVSIDYRLAPEHPYPAAVDDAWAATRWVAEHAAELGGDPDRLSVAGDSAGGNLAAVVTQLARDSGGPRIAFQLLWYPSTTFDTSLPSFTENADAPILDIEGCKGCTRWYIGDFDLSDMPSTLAPARAQDLTGLPPAYIAVAGHDPLRDDGMRYAELLGAAGVPVELHNAETLVHGYAGYDGVVPAATEAVEKGLYALRRALHPA, encoded by the coding sequence ATGCCAGTCGCTGAGGACAAGCCGGCCGTCGACGCCATCCTGCTGAAGGTAATCGAAGCCGTCCCGTTTCAGTTGTCAACCGACGGAGGCGTCGAGGAAGCGCGCCGGCGTTTCCGCGATATGCCCCGTCGCGAGGTTCATCCCGAGGTGCGCAGCGAGGATCGGGTCATCGACGGGCCTGCGGGCTCGATGCCGATCCGGGTCTACCGGCCGCCGACCGACACCCACGCGCCCTGGCCCGTGGTCGTGTTCATCCACGGCGGTGGCTGGTCGGTCGGTGACCTGGACACCTACGACGGGCTGGCGCGCCGTCATGTGGTCGGCGCTGAGGCGGTCGTCGTCTCGATCGACTACCGGCTCGCGCCCGAGCACCCCTACCCCGCTGCCGTCGACGACGCGTGGGCCGCCACCCGCTGGGTGGCCGAGCATGCTGCCGAGCTGGGTGGCGATCCGGACCGGCTGTCCGTCGCCGGCGACTCCGCAGGCGGCAACCTAGCCGCGGTCGTCACGCAGCTGGCGCGCGACTCAGGCGGACCGCGAATTGCGTTTCAGCTGTTGTGGTATCCGTCGACGACGTTCGACACGTCGTTGCCGTCGTTCACCGAGAACGCCGACGCACCGATCCTCGACATCGAGGGTTGTAAAGGCTGCACCCGGTGGTACATCGGCGATTTCGACCTGTCCGACATGCCCTCGACTCTGGCGCCCGCCCGTGCGCAAGACCTGACCGGACTGCCGCCGGCGTACATCGCAGTGGCGGGCCACGATCCACTGCGCGATGACGGCATGCGTTATGCCGAACTGCTCGGCGCCGCAGGGGTGCCCGTCGAACTGCACAATGCCGAGACGCTCGTCCACGGTTACGCCGGCTACGACGGCGTGGTACCGGCGGCGACCGAGGCGGTGGAGAAGGGTCTGTACGCCCTGCGACGGGCGTTGCACCCGGCCTGA
- a CDS encoding lysoplasmalogenase yields the protein MASTAGLSSATGMGTRYAHPRTRLLWVTAAVVGACYGIFLIVTALRLPSGAELTGQFALQPVVKAATAVLLAAAALTHPLARERRWLVAALLLSAAGDFLLAMPRWEPSFVLGLGAFLLAHLCFLAALLPLARRSGPRLVAAAVTVAACLALLVWFWPKLIAEGMAVPVTLYIAVLGAMVCTALMARLPTPWTALGAVCFAVSDGMIGISKFVLGDETLAVPIWWAYATSLLLITAGLFFGRAAQPSAPSATTA from the coding sequence ATGGCGTCGACGGCCGGCTTGTCCTCAGCGACTGGCATGGGGACACGGTACGCACACCCGCGAACCAGGCTTCTGTGGGTGACGGCCGCGGTCGTCGGCGCCTGTTACGGCATATTTCTGATCGTGACCGCGCTGCGGCTACCGTCGGGCGCCGAGCTGACCGGCCAGTTCGCCCTGCAACCCGTGGTCAAGGCCGCGACGGCGGTGTTACTCGCCGCGGCCGCGTTGACACATCCCCTCGCGCGTGAGCGGCGATGGCTCGTCGCGGCCCTGTTGCTGTCGGCCGCTGGCGACTTTCTACTGGCCATGCCGCGGTGGGAGCCGTCGTTCGTGCTCGGCCTCGGCGCATTCCTGTTGGCGCACTTGTGCTTTCTGGCCGCACTGCTTCCGCTGGCAAGGCGTTCGGGACCCCGGCTGGTGGCCGCTGCGGTCACCGTCGCGGCGTGCCTTGCGCTGCTCGTGTGGTTCTGGCCGAAACTGATCGCCGAGGGCATGGCCGTACCCGTCACGCTCTACATCGCGGTGCTCGGCGCGATGGTGTGCACCGCACTGATGGCGCGGCTGCCGACACCCTGGACCGCACTGGGGGCAGTGTGTTTTGCGGTGTCCGACGGCATGATCGGCATCTCAAAGTTCGTGCTGGGTGACGAGACCCTCGCCGTGCCCATCTGGTGGGCCTATGCGACGTCGCTGCTACTCATCACCGCCGGCCTCTTCTTCGGTCGTGCGGCGCAGCCGTCGGCACCGTCTGCTACCACTGCATAG
- a CDS encoding flavin-containing monooxygenase: MKAAPQYDTVIVGAGFSGIGAAIKLDKARMSNYLVIEAGEGPGGTWYWNTYPGIAVDIPSFSYQFSFEKSPDWTRTYAPGRELRAYAEHCVDKYGLRRKIRFNTKVLGATFDDDDSLWRVELDSGETVTTRFLVNASGVLITPNMPDIDGVDSFAGATMHTARWDHDLDLTGKRVAIIGTGASAVQVIPEIAPIAERLTVFQRTPIWCLPKPDVPLSPLTRRLMRLPGGHTVQRVLSQAYVELTFTLPAQYFTLNPMARNMSKVGESYLRKQVRDPEVRDKLTPRYAVGCKRPGFHNTYLSTFNRDNVELVTEPIDKITGSGVATVDGETRDIDVLILATGFKVMDIEDNPTYPVTGSGGRSWSQHFSENRLQSYEGVAVPGFPNFFTVFGPYGYVGNSYFALIETQTHHIVRCLKHARSKRAYRVEVKQEANDRYFAEMMRKRHRQIFWQDSCKDARSYYFDKNGDVPLRPASTLHTFWRARSFPLDDYEFTA; encoded by the coding sequence ATGAAGGCAGCGCCCCAGTACGACACCGTCATCGTCGGCGCCGGTTTCTCCGGAATCGGCGCCGCGATCAAACTCGACAAGGCCAGGATGAGCAACTACCTGGTGATCGAGGCGGGCGAGGGACCGGGCGGCACCTGGTACTGGAACACGTATCCCGGTATCGCGGTGGACATTCCGTCGTTCTCCTACCAGTTCTCCTTCGAGAAGAGCCCCGACTGGACGCGCACTTACGCTCCGGGACGGGAACTGAGGGCCTACGCCGAGCACTGCGTCGACAAGTACGGCCTGCGTCGCAAGATCCGGTTCAACACCAAGGTGCTCGGCGCGACCTTCGACGATGACGACAGTCTGTGGCGTGTCGAGCTCGACTCGGGCGAGACGGTGACCACCCGATTCCTCGTCAATGCGAGCGGCGTTCTGATCACCCCCAACATGCCGGACATCGACGGTGTCGACTCGTTCGCGGGCGCGACGATGCACACCGCGCGGTGGGATCACGATCTGGATCTGACGGGCAAGCGGGTCGCCATCATCGGGACGGGCGCCTCGGCGGTCCAGGTCATTCCCGAGATCGCGCCGATCGCGGAGCGCCTCACCGTATTTCAGCGCACTCCGATCTGGTGTTTGCCCAAACCCGATGTGCCGCTGTCACCGCTGACGCGTCGCTTGATGCGGCTGCCGGGGGGTCACACCGTGCAGCGCGTGCTCAGCCAGGCCTACGTCGAACTCACCTTCACACTGCCCGCGCAGTACTTCACCCTCAACCCGATGGCCAGGAACATGTCGAAGGTCGGCGAGTCGTATCTGCGCAAGCAGGTCCGCGACCCCGAGGTGCGCGACAAGCTGACGCCCCGCTACGCGGTCGGCTGCAAGCGGCCTGGCTTCCACAACACGTATCTCTCGACGTTCAACCGCGACAACGTCGAGTTGGTGACCGAGCCGATTGACAAGATCACCGGATCGGGTGTGGCGACCGTCGACGGCGAAACCCGCGACATCGACGTGCTGATCCTGGCCACCGGCTTCAAGGTGATGGACATCGAAGACAACCCGACCTATCCGGTGACCGGGTCGGGCGGCCGCTCGTGGAGCCAACACTTCAGCGAGAACCGGTTGCAGTCCTACGAAGGCGTCGCCGTTCCGGGCTTCCCGAACTTCTTCACCGTGTTCGGCCCGTACGGCTATGTGGGGAACTCGTACTTCGCGCTGATCGAGACGCAGACCCACCACATCGTGCGCTGCCTCAAACACGCCAGGAGCAAACGCGCCTACCGCGTCGAGGTGAAACAAGAGGCCAACGACCGCTACTTCGCCGAGATGATGCGCAAGCGGCATCGGCAGATCTTCTGGCAGGACTCGTGCAAGGACGCCAGAAGCTACTACTTCGACAAGAACGGCGATGTGCCGCTGCGGCCGGCGAGCACGCTTCACACGTTCTGGCGCGCCCGCAGCTTCCCGCTCGACGATTACGAGTTCACCGCGTAA
- a CDS encoding RsmB/NOP family class I SAM-dependent RNA methyltransferase, producing MTKPRNNKRPTRRKQLDPARRAAFDVLRAVSEKDAYANLALPALLRDRGITGRDAAFATELTYGTCRTRGLLDAIIAAAAGRSTDKIDPVLLDLLRLGAYQLLRTRVEQHAAVSTTVEQAGIEFDSARAGFVNGVLRTIAGRDEQSWVAELAPDVAADPIGHAAFVHAHPRWIAQAFADALGTDAGQLNALLASDDERPSVHLAARPGVLTAEQLAEQVDGTVGRYSPYAVYLAGGDPGQLAPIRDGVALVQDEGSQLVARALTHAELDGPDGGRWLDLCAGPGGKTALLAALADGGRVTAVEPAERRAALVEQNTAGLPVDVVRVDGRDPGLDAGFDRVLVDAPCTGLGALRRRPEARWRRVPADVPQLAKLQRELLASAIRLTRPGGVVLYATCSPHLVETVGIVADALRRHPVTALDTRPLFDPVDGLGDGPYVQLWPHRHGTDAMFAACLKVG from the coding sequence ATGACGAAGCCTCGCAACAACAAACGCCCTACCCGACGTAAGCAACTCGACCCTGCCCGCCGCGCCGCGTTCGATGTTCTGCGGGCGGTCTCGGAGAAGGACGCGTACGCCAACCTTGCACTGCCCGCGTTGTTGCGTGATCGCGGGATCACCGGTCGTGACGCCGCATTCGCGACCGAACTCACCTACGGCACGTGCCGTACGCGCGGGCTGCTGGACGCGATCATCGCTGCGGCGGCGGGCCGTTCGACGGACAAGATCGACCCCGTGCTGTTGGACCTACTGCGTCTGGGCGCTTATCAGCTCCTGCGCACCCGCGTCGAACAGCATGCGGCGGTGTCCACCACCGTGGAGCAGGCAGGGATCGAATTCGACTCGGCGCGAGCCGGTTTCGTCAATGGTGTGTTGCGCACCATCGCAGGTCGCGACGAGCAGAGCTGGGTCGCGGAGCTGGCGCCCGACGTTGCCGCCGACCCGATCGGGCACGCCGCATTCGTGCACGCCCATCCGCGGTGGATCGCGCAGGCGTTCGCCGATGCACTCGGCACAGATGCCGGGCAGCTGAACGCACTGCTTGCCAGCGACGACGAACGGCCCTCGGTTCATCTGGCCGCGCGGCCCGGCGTATTGACCGCGGAGCAGCTGGCCGAGCAGGTGGACGGCACCGTGGGCCGCTACTCGCCGTACGCGGTGTACCTGGCAGGCGGCGATCCGGGCCAGCTGGCGCCGATCCGCGACGGCGTCGCGCTCGTGCAGGACGAGGGCAGCCAACTGGTGGCCCGCGCGCTGACCCACGCCGAGCTGGACGGTCCCGACGGCGGGCGCTGGCTGGACCTCTGTGCCGGCCCGGGCGGCAAAACGGCGCTGCTGGCCGCCCTTGCCGACGGCGGGCGGGTCACCGCCGTCGAGCCGGCCGAGCGGCGCGCGGCGTTGGTCGAGCAGAACACCGCCGGTCTTCCCGTCGACGTCGTGCGCGTCGACGGCCGCGACCCCGGCCTGGACGCCGGCTTCGACCGGGTCCTCGTCGATGCGCCGTGCACCGGTCTCGGCGCGCTGCGCCGCAGGCCCGAGGCACGTTGGCGCCGGGTGCCCGCCGATGTGCCGCAGCTGGCCAAACTGCAACGCGAACTGTTGGCCTCGGCGATCCGACTGACCAGGCCCGGCGGCGTCGTGCTCTACGCGACCTGTTCGCCGCACCTGGTCGAGACCGTCGGCATTGTCGCCGACGCGCTGCGTCGTCATCCGGTGACGGCGCTGGATACCCGGCCGCTCTTCGACCCGGTCGACGGCCTCGGTGACGGGCCCTACGTGCAGTTGTGGCCACACCGGCACGGCACCGATGCGATGTTCGCGGCATGCCTCAAAGTAGGGTGA
- a CDS encoding primosomal protein N' produces MTELNSPARPGATRQQAEHEPIARVLPMLTVPHLDREFDYLVSADQSDDAQPGVRVRIRFHGRLVDAFVLERRSETDHVGKLGWLDRVVSPQQVLTPDVRRLTDAIAARYAGTRADVLRLAVPPRHANVEKQPPPESAAFTPAVVDTTAWSAYRGGEQYCSALDDARAARAVWQALPGEHWADRLAELAAVTANSGRGALAIVPDQRDVDALYAEAIRLVGEPWVVALSAGLGPAQRYRRWLSVLRGQARIVIGTRSAVFAPVASLGLLMVWDDGDDTLAEPRAPYPHAREVAMLRAHQLRCAALIGGYARTAEAQALVRSGWAHDLVGTRQEVRARSPRVVALEDSGYAQERDPAARTARLPSMALQAARTALQSGRPVLVQVPRRGYVPALACGRCRAIARCRHCTGPLSLPARDTAGVVCRWCGREELSLRCTRCGSDAVRAVVVGARRTAEELGRAFPGVHVVTSGGDSMVAAVSDEPAVVVSTPGAEPVAAGGYGAALLLDTWALLGRQDLRASEDALRRWMAAAALVRGRSEGGVVAVVAESAIPTVQSLIRWDPVGHADAELDSRAEVGLPPAVHMAAIDGAPDAVHAMIDTAELPEGADLLGPVDLPLGVRRPPGTPPDKPVSRMLIRVRRDAGLPLAAALRRAAGVLSARRDHEPVRVQIDPLHIG; encoded by the coding sequence GTGACGGAGCTGAATAGCCCGGCTCGGCCGGGCGCCACGCGGCAGCAGGCCGAGCACGAGCCGATTGCGCGCGTGCTCCCGATGCTGACGGTTCCGCACCTGGATCGCGAATTCGACTATCTGGTCTCCGCGGACCAATCCGACGACGCGCAGCCCGGCGTACGGGTGCGCATACGATTCCACGGCCGGCTGGTCGACGCGTTCGTCCTCGAGAGACGTTCGGAGACAGACCATGTCGGCAAGCTTGGCTGGCTGGACCGTGTCGTGTCACCTCAACAGGTGTTGACGCCGGACGTGCGCAGGCTCACCGACGCCATCGCCGCACGCTATGCGGGCACCCGGGCGGACGTGTTGCGGCTCGCCGTCCCCCCGCGACATGCCAACGTCGAGAAGCAGCCGCCGCCGGAATCCGCCGCCTTCACGCCTGCTGTCGTGGACACCACAGCATGGAGCGCCTACCGAGGGGGCGAGCAGTACTGCTCTGCGCTGGACGATGCGCGTGCCGCGCGCGCCGTGTGGCAGGCGCTGCCGGGCGAGCACTGGGCCGATCGACTCGCGGAGCTGGCGGCCGTGACGGCGAACTCCGGCCGCGGGGCCCTTGCGATCGTGCCGGATCAGCGCGACGTGGACGCGCTGTATGCCGAGGCCATCAGACTGGTCGGGGAGCCGTGGGTGGTGGCGTTGTCGGCCGGACTCGGCCCCGCACAGCGTTATCGGCGATGGCTGTCGGTGTTGCGCGGCCAGGCGCGCATCGTCATCGGGACCCGCAGCGCGGTCTTTGCGCCGGTGGCGAGTCTCGGCCTGTTGATGGTGTGGGACGACGGCGACGACACGCTCGCCGAGCCTCGCGCGCCCTACCCACATGCCAGGGAAGTGGCGATGCTGCGCGCACACCAGCTTCGCTGCGCGGCACTCATCGGCGGCTACGCCCGCACCGCCGAGGCGCAGGCGCTGGTCCGCAGCGGTTGGGCGCACGATCTGGTGGGCACCCGGCAGGAGGTCCGCGCACGCTCGCCGCGGGTCGTCGCGCTCGAGGACAGTGGATACGCGCAGGAGCGCGACCCTGCCGCGCGGACGGCCCGGTTGCCGTCCATGGCGCTGCAGGCCGCCCGCACCGCACTGCAGAGCGGGCGGCCGGTGCTCGTCCAGGTGCCGCGCCGCGGTTATGTGCCCGCACTGGCCTGCGGTCGGTGCCGCGCGATCGCCCGCTGCAGGCATTGCACCGGTCCGCTGTCGTTGCCGGCACGGGACACCGCGGGCGTGGTGTGTCGGTGGTGCGGCCGCGAAGAGCTTTCGCTGCGGTGCACCCGCTGCGGGTCCGACGCCGTCCGCGCCGTCGTCGTGGGGGCCCGTCGCACCGCCGAGGAACTGGGCCGCGCATTCCCCGGCGTCCACGTCGTCACGTCGGGCGGTGATTCGATGGTCGCTGCCGTGTCCGACGAACCGGCCGTCGTGGTGTCGACACCCGGTGCGGAACCGGTCGCCGCCGGCGGGTACGGCGCCGCCCTGCTGCTGGACACCTGGGCCCTGCTCGGCCGCCAGGACCTCAGGGCGTCCGAAGACGCGCTGCGGCGCTGGATGGCCGCCGCCGCGCTGGTCCGCGGCCGCAGCGAGGGCGGAGTCGTCGCTGTGGTGGCCGAGTCGGCGATCCCCACCGTGCAGTCGCTGATCCGTTGGGATCCCGTCGGCCACGCCGATGCCGAACTCGACTCCCGCGCAGAGGTGGGACTGCCGCCTGCGGTGCACATGGCGGCCATCGACGGCGCACCCGATGCGGTGCACGCGATGATCGACACCGCCGAGCTACCCGAGGGCGCTGACCTGCTGGGACCCGTCGACCTGCCGCTCGGCGTGCGTCGACCGCCGGGCACACCGCCGGACAAACCGGTCAGTCGGATGCTGATTCGAGTGCGGCGTGACGCGGGCCTGCCACTTGCGGCGGCATTGCGGCGCGCGGCGGGCGTGCTCAGCGCGCGGCGCGATCACGAGCCGGTTCGTGTCCAAATCGACCCGTTGCACATAGGGTAA
- a CDS encoding LemA family protein, whose translation MVRLLLVIVLALALAALVIFVLGYNRIRSAEVRVAEALSGIDVELTRRASLIPSLVHTVQTFAVHEKGILDHVTSARAAVTSATSGKSVAQRSAAEKDLDTALVPLLALGQSYPQLNSSNNFLNLQDNLADTENKLAFARQYYNDSVATLNGLLSTIPWMFVAPLTGVAEHEYYQTPR comes from the coding sequence ATGGTGAGGTTGCTGCTCGTAATCGTGCTGGCGCTCGCACTCGCGGCGCTGGTCATATTCGTCCTGGGCTACAACAGGATCCGCTCAGCGGAAGTGCGGGTGGCCGAGGCACTGTCCGGCATCGACGTCGAGCTGACGCGGCGGGCCTCGCTGATCCCCAGCCTGGTGCACACGGTGCAGACCTTCGCCGTCCACGAAAAGGGCATCCTCGATCACGTCACCTCCGCCCGCGCCGCGGTCACGTCGGCGACGAGCGGAAAATCGGTCGCGCAACGCAGCGCCGCCGAGAAAGACCTCGACACCGCACTGGTGCCGCTGCTGGCGCTGGGCCAGAGCTATCCGCAGCTCAACTCGTCGAACAACTTCTTGAACCTGCAGGACAATCTGGCCGACACCGAGAACAAGCTGGCGTTCGCCCGGCAGTACTACAACGATTCGGTCGCCACCCTCAACGGATTGCTGAGCACCATCCCGTGGATGTTCGTCGCACCGCTGACCGGGGTGGCCGAGCACGAGTACTACCAGACGCCTCGCTGA